A genomic region of Chlorobaculum parvum NCIB 8327 contains the following coding sequences:
- a CDS encoding DUF456 domain-containing protein codes for METSTILWLVSAILLIAGFAGLLLPALPGVLLIFAGLVLAAWAEGFAYVGWGTLTILGVLTAAAYLIDFLAGLLGAKRFGAGKYGIIGAAIGTVIGLIFGLPGIIIGPFIGAVLGELYANKDLRSAGTAGLGTWLGMAIGIAVRIAVAFVIVGVFLVVRFL; via the coding sequence ATGGAAACCTCCACCATCCTCTGGCTCGTCTCCGCGATCCTGCTCATCGCCGGATTCGCAGGCCTCCTGCTGCCCGCTCTGCCCGGCGTGCTGCTCATCTTCGCGGGACTCGTCTTAGCCGCATGGGCTGAAGGCTTTGCCTACGTCGGCTGGGGAACGCTCACCATTCTCGGCGTGCTCACCGCGGCGGCCTACCTCATCGACTTCCTCGCTGGACTGCTCGGAGCCAAACGCTTCGGCGCGGGCAAATACGGCATCATCGGCGCAGCAATCGGAACGGTGATTGGCCTTATCTTTGGTCTGCCGGGCATCATCATCGGGCCTTTCATCGGAGCCGTCCTCGGCGAACTCTACGCCAACAAAGACCTCCGCTCAGCCGGCACTGCCGGACTCGGAACCTGGCTCGGCATGGCTATCGGCATCGCCGTTCGCATCGCCGTAGCGTTCGTTATTGTTGGGGTGTTTCTGGTGGTGAGATTTTTGTGA
- a CDS encoding FAD-dependent oxidoreductase has protein sequence MQRREFFQHFLKRAGIGAGAVTAATAGLVGYYQPRKEVYDASGKNNDELPEKLTTPKKAVVIGGGLAGISSALELARRNFEVTLVEASPSLGGKLTGWPIEALGEQFPVEHGFHGFFDQYYNLNEMFASAGIGSEMFTASPGYPVIFSDQQVEVFGQTPKWFPFNILSVVQQSKRLDIASFLKDYPGLWPVISMFRYQYDRTFHDWDSIDFMTYCQRGEVLPAFIDTVLHPFSDATMNRMEVLSAAEAMRYFHFYFMGSPEGLAFKITTKDCMSALIDPLEKKLTSMGVRVLKGQKARNLVMQNGRVTAVRLDGAGGASGAVASIPKREVPVTGWLQHTSEAGIPVLVARSGAEWVALDGRCTHMGCPVGSEEGSDGLYCPCHAGRFDAEGVPFSGPPKAPLARLDVREAGEMLVIEKAPSSSSPAVVAAEELPCDYCVVASDVRGTRELIASSQPDNRDFANRVADLGEADPYVVWRVWLDRPLSSADFPFYTVSGYTYTDSITFYSSFQQPFIDWAKRTGGCVAELHAYAVAPEDVRPEPEIRAAMLQELYAMFPESKNATIRHELFMMQSNFTRWAPGDHAKRPAVETPYPNLFLAGDWVRTNAPVFLMEAAAFTGRQAANAIAAKESLRQRPLPIVPMDGIFA, from the coding sequence ATGCAGCGACGCGAGTTTTTCCAGCATTTCCTCAAACGCGCCGGTATCGGGGCGGGCGCAGTCACCGCCGCAACCGCCGGTCTTGTCGGCTATTATCAACCCCGTAAGGAGGTATACGATGCCTCCGGCAAGAATAATGACGAGTTGCCCGAGAAGCTGACGACACCGAAAAAGGCGGTGGTGATCGGCGGCGGGCTGGCAGGCATCAGCTCGGCGCTGGAGCTTGCGCGGCGGAACTTCGAGGTGACGCTGGTCGAGGCCTCGCCGTCGCTCGGCGGCAAGCTGACCGGCTGGCCCATCGAGGCGCTCGGCGAGCAGTTTCCGGTGGAGCACGGCTTCCACGGCTTTTTCGATCAGTACTACAACCTGAACGAAATGTTCGCCTCGGCAGGCATTGGCAGCGAAATGTTCACCGCCTCACCCGGCTATCCGGTCATCTTCAGCGACCAGCAGGTCGAGGTGTTCGGTCAGACGCCGAAGTGGTTTCCGTTCAACATTCTGTCAGTCGTCCAGCAGTCGAAACGGCTCGACATCGCGTCGTTCCTGAAGGACTATCCCGGACTGTGGCCGGTCATCAGCATGTTCCGTTACCAGTACGACCGCACCTTCCATGATTGGGACAGCATCGATTTTATGACCTACTGCCAGCGTGGCGAGGTGCTTCCGGCGTTTATCGACACCGTGCTGCACCCCTTTTCGGACGCTACGATGAATCGTATGGAGGTGCTCTCCGCCGCCGAGGCGATGCGCTACTTCCACTTCTACTTCATGGGAAGTCCGGAGGGGCTGGCCTTCAAAATCACCACGAAGGACTGCATGAGCGCCCTCATCGACCCGCTGGAGAAGAAGCTAACGTCGATGGGCGTGCGGGTGCTGAAAGGGCAAAAGGCGCGGAACCTCGTCATGCAAAACGGGCGCGTCACGGCGGTGCGGCTCGATGGCGCGGGAGGCGCGAGCGGCGCGGTGGCTTCGATTCCGAAGCGCGAGGTGCCGGTGACGGGGTGGCTGCAACACACCTCCGAAGCGGGGATTCCCGTGCTCGTGGCGCGGAGCGGAGCGGAGTGGGTCGCCCTCGACGGGCGCTGCACCCACATGGGTTGCCCGGTCGGCTCCGAAGAGGGCTCGGACGGTCTGTACTGCCCCTGCCACGCCGGTCGGTTCGACGCCGAAGGGGTGCCCTTCAGCGGCCCGCCGAAAGCGCCGCTTGCACGACTTGACGTTCGCGAGGCGGGGGAGATGCTCGTCATCGAAAAGGCGCCGTCAAGCTCGTCGCCCGCCGTCGTCGCCGCCGAAGAGCTTCCGTGCGACTACTGCGTAGTGGCTTCGGACGTGCGCGGCACTCGCGAGTTGATTGCCAGCAGCCAGCCAGACAACCGCGACTTCGCCAACCGCGTGGCCGATCTCGGCGAGGCCGATCCCTACGTCGTCTGGCGTGTCTGGCTCGACCGCCCGCTTTCGTCCGCCGACTTTCCGTTCTACACCGTGTCGGGCTATACTTACACCGACTCGATTACCTTCTATTCGAGCTTCCAGCAGCCCTTCATCGACTGGGCGAAGCGCACCGGCGGCTGCGTTGCCGAGCTGCACGCCTACGCCGTTGCGCCGGAAGACGTTCGCCCCGAGCCGGAGATTCGCGCTGCGATGCTGCAAGAGCTGTACGCCATGTTCCCGGAATCGAAAAATGCAACGATCCGGCACGAACTCTTCATGATGCAATCGAACTTCACCCGCTGGGCACCTGGTGACCACGCCAAGCGACCCGCCGTTGAAACTCCCTATCCTAATCTCTTTCTTGCTGGAGACTGGGTGCGCACCAACGCTCCGGTTTTCCTCATGGAAGCTGCCGCCTTCACCGGCAGGCAGGCCGCCAATGCGATCGCCGCAAAAGAGTCGCTGCGGCAGAGGCCGTTGCCGATTGTGCCGATGGATGGGATATTCGCGTAG
- a CDS encoding DUF6798 domain-containing protein, which produces MSSSRGKSLTIVTAIGWLILGVALSIVALQRPLFEENQNTKFLHAAAANGYGFLSHDWMANTLDPLPAFTLLIETLFTLHSLQIVYVLFPILLAILLWSLASISNRLFGIKHHTAALALFLGLLFVEEKNMQLGFGTQYLIGHYFQPCVFGVLIILGIERFLAGARMWASLAIAVGAAFHPAYMPSALLIQGSFTALTIYREKKISRDVLLPLMLFIGLSAPLVIRYKLLFAYTTPDIGREAMSILSTQRIATHTKVSHWLNYEDYISMAIIVISMGIVRKSPLFWIMLPLAAVIAITVPLLYFVSWPSLEVLTPWRTSVILLPLAYTILAGKLSASLIPLMERKPLARKVLLLVGCIGVIAPVMAHLPAQASALFATKESPEEKVMSFARHHSTADDLWLIPTRNGKFDPFRLETGAPIFINLKTHPYKDREILEWYHRNRKAEAFYKNEATSSGPALLRALHTNYGITHAVIDSNVPESLYTGLHICWKDKRYMIVGFHNN; this is translated from the coding sequence ATGAGCAGCTCCAGAGGGAAATCATTAACAATAGTTACCGCTATTGGCTGGCTTATACTGGGCGTAGCATTGAGCATCGTCGCGTTGCAGCGGCCACTCTTCGAGGAGAATCAGAACACCAAGTTCCTGCACGCAGCTGCCGCAAATGGCTACGGCTTCCTTTCCCATGACTGGATGGCCAATACCCTCGATCCACTCCCCGCCTTCACGCTGCTTATCGAGACCCTTTTCACGCTGCACAGCCTCCAGATAGTCTATGTGCTTTTTCCCATCCTGCTCGCCATTCTGCTCTGGTCGCTGGCAAGCATCTCGAATCGCCTGTTCGGCATCAAACACCATACCGCGGCGCTCGCCCTCTTCCTCGGCCTGCTTTTCGTCGAAGAAAAAAACATGCAGCTCGGCTTCGGAACCCAGTACCTCATCGGGCACTATTTCCAGCCCTGCGTTTTCGGCGTGCTCATCATTCTCGGCATCGAACGCTTTCTTGCAGGAGCCCGGATGTGGGCCTCGCTCGCCATTGCTGTAGGAGCTGCATTCCACCCGGCCTACATGCCCTCGGCCCTGCTCATTCAGGGAAGCTTCACGGCACTGACCATCTATCGCGAGAAAAAAATCAGCCGGGACGTCCTTCTCCCGCTCATGCTGTTCATCGGCCTGTCGGCACCACTGGTCATACGCTACAAACTGCTGTTTGCCTATACAACACCGGATATCGGACGGGAAGCGATGAGCATCCTCTCGACCCAGCGCATTGCAACCCACACCAAAGTGAGTCACTGGCTCAACTATGAGGATTACATTTCCATGGCGATCATCGTGATTTCGATGGGCATAGTCCGCAAATCACCGCTCTTCTGGATCATGCTGCCGCTAGCGGCGGTTATTGCCATCACGGTGCCGCTGCTCTATTTCGTCTCATGGCCCTCACTCGAAGTGCTCACACCCTGGAGAACATCGGTAATCCTGCTGCCGCTTGCCTACACGATTCTCGCCGGAAAGCTCTCCGCGAGTCTCATACCCTTGATGGAACGCAAACCGCTCGCCAGAAAGGTGCTGCTTCTGGTTGGCTGCATCGGCGTTATCGCGCCGGTCATGGCGCACCTTCCGGCACAGGCCTCCGCACTGTTCGCGACAAAAGAGAGCCCTGAAGAGAAAGTGATGAGCTTCGCCCGACATCACTCGACCGCCGATGACCTCTGGCTCATCCCGACGCGCAATGGTAAGTTCGATCCGTTTCGCCTTGAAACCGGCGCACCGATCTTCATCAACCTGAAAACCCACCCCTACAAAGACCGCGAGATCCTTGAATGGTATCACCGTAACAGAAAGGCTGAGGCATTCTACAAAAACGAAGCCACCTCGTCAGGACCGGCACTGCTCAGAGCCCTTCATACGAACTATGGAATCACGCACGCGGTCATCGACAGCAACGTGCCGGAATCGCTCTATACCGGTCTGCATATCTGCTGGAAAGACAAGCGCTATATGATCGTCGGTTTTCACAACAATTGA
- a CDS encoding serine hydrolase domain-containing protein encodes MRLLRIHLFACLLAVVSLTTATAGPNFRRLDAVMQEAVNDGVFPGASLAVIYKGQTVYHQAFGSLTYNLKDPVADTTTIYDAASLTKPIVTTSIIMQLVERDSLDLHAPVAKYLPNFACNGKEKITIEQLMRHNSGLRAHTFFAETCRTPNEVFQAIEQDSLAYKPGTETKYSDLGFILLGRIIEKVTGQSLPANFHARFSGPLGMKSTMFNPPRQLQPYIAPTAPDTTWTLPRSRPLVNDQNAALLGGAAGHAGLFTTTGDLMKMVKMLMAGGKYNGHRYIQAKTVRMFLKKTDAPRALGWDIITPGKSSAGSRFSEKSWGHLGYTGTSIWVDPKRDLAVILLSNRVWPTEENKKIRKFRPLLHDTVVECLND; translated from the coding sequence ATGCGCCTGCTTCGGATACACCTTTTCGCCTGCCTGCTTGCGGTCGTTTCGCTGACGACCGCTACAGCAGGGCCGAATTTCAGAAGGCTCGATGCGGTGATGCAGGAAGCCGTCAACGACGGAGTCTTTCCCGGCGCAAGCCTTGCGGTGATCTACAAGGGCCAAACGGTCTATCACCAGGCCTTCGGCAGCCTGACCTACAACCTGAAAGACCCAGTCGCCGACACTACCACCATCTACGACGCCGCCTCGCTGACCAAGCCGATCGTCACCACCAGCATCATCATGCAACTTGTGGAACGCGACTCCCTCGACCTGCACGCCCCCGTCGCAAAATACCTGCCCAACTTCGCTTGCAACGGCAAGGAAAAGATCACCATCGAACAGCTCATGCGCCACAACTCGGGACTCAGGGCACACACCTTTTTTGCCGAGACCTGTCGCACGCCCAATGAGGTATTCCAGGCCATCGAACAGGATTCGCTCGCCTACAAGCCGGGAACGGAGACCAAATACAGCGACCTCGGCTTCATCCTGCTCGGCCGGATTATTGAAAAGGTGACCGGTCAAAGCCTACCCGCCAACTTCCACGCCCGCTTTTCGGGGCCGCTCGGCATGAAATCGACAATGTTCAATCCTCCCCGCCAACTCCAGCCATACATCGCCCCGACCGCCCCCGACACCACCTGGACACTTCCCAGATCGCGACCGCTCGTCAACGACCAGAATGCCGCCCTCCTCGGAGGAGCCGCAGGACACGCCGGTCTGTTCACAACGACAGGTGATTTGATGAAAATGGTGAAAATGCTCATGGCTGGAGGCAAGTACAACGGACACCGATATATTCAGGCAAAGACGGTCCGGATGTTCCTGAAGAAAACCGACGCCCCGAGAGCGCTCGGCTGGGACATCATCACCCCCGGAAAATCATCGGCAGGCAGCCGCTTCTCAGAAAAATCCTGGGGGCACCTCGGCTACACCGGCACCAGCATCTGGGTCGATCCGAAGCGAGATCTGGCGGTGATTCTGCTGAGCAACAGAGTCTGGCCGACCGAGGAGAACAAGAAGATTCGCAAATTCCGGCCACTGTTGCACGACACGGTAGTGGAGTGCCTGAACGACTGA
- a CDS encoding ABC transporter ATP-binding protein — MIELRNVTLKYGEKVILDKVSLTVQDNTIKAILGPSGVGKSTIIKLMLGLIKPNSGQVFVDGVDITPLKEADLYPIRRKMGIVFQGNALFDSMTIAQNMSFFLRENLRLPEEEIKQRVTEQIRFAGLEGYEEQLPESLSGGMKKRVAIGRALIFNPKMILFDEPTAGLDPVSSRKILNLIASLKKSNDLGAVFVTHIIDDVFAIADEVSVLYQSKIIFDGPTEQLHNSEHPFIKSILSDKILEL, encoded by the coding sequence ATGATTGAACTCCGGAACGTCACGCTGAAGTACGGCGAAAAGGTAATTCTCGACAAGGTTTCGCTGACCGTGCAGGACAACACCATCAAGGCGATACTCGGCCCCAGCGGCGTCGGCAAAAGCACGATCATCAAGCTCATGCTCGGCCTCATCAAGCCAAACAGTGGGCAGGTCTTCGTCGATGGCGTCGATATTACCCCGCTCAAGGAGGCCGATCTTTACCCGATCCGGCGCAAAATGGGCATCGTCTTCCAGGGCAATGCCCTGTTCGACTCGATGACTATCGCCCAGAACATGAGCTTTTTCCTGCGCGAAAACCTGAGGCTGCCTGAAGAGGAGATCAAACAGCGGGTCACCGAGCAGATCCGGTTCGCCGGGCTCGAAGGCTACGAGGAGCAGCTCCCCGAAAGCCTCAGTGGCGGCATGAAAAAGCGCGTTGCGATTGGCCGGGCGCTGATCTTCAACCCGAAGATGATTCTCTTCGACGAACCGACCGCCGGTCTCGACCCGGTCAGCTCGCGCAAGATTCTGAACCTGATCGCCTCGCTCAAAAAGAGCAACGACCTCGGCGCGGTGTTCGTCACGCACATCATCGACGACGTGTTCGCCATCGCCGACGAAGTCTCCGTGCTGTACCAGAGCAAGATCATTTTCGACGGCCCGACCGAACAGTTGCACAATTCGGAGCACCCGTTCATCAAGTCGATCCTGTCGGACAAAATCCTCGAACTTTAA
- a CDS encoding MlaD family protein has protein sequence MRNLKELKWSDLKTGIFFLLGLGFAAYLGLVIGRNTSVFTGVTTIKIMTENVNGLAENNFVAVAGKKIGTVSSLNFATENDSLFVVANLKLQNEYANLVTKDSKASIRSLGVLGDKYVDIKAGTGKPVKEGDFIQLVPEDGLSALTDNAKSTIEKLNTLLDKLNNGDGPAGRLISDKQMGEDLQKTVANLRKSSEELNSVAGQISNGNGLLSKLLHDKSLAEDTEQTIANLKKASAETETLLKQLNEGKGSLGKLNNDPALYDNLSATLVSLDSLLTDLKRKPNRYVRFTLF, from the coding sequence ATGAGAAACCTGAAAGAACTGAAATGGAGCGACCTTAAAACCGGCATTTTCTTTCTGCTCGGCCTCGGGTTCGCTGCCTATCTCGGCCTGGTCATCGGCAGAAACACCAGTGTGTTCACCGGTGTAACGACCATCAAGATCATGACCGAAAACGTCAACGGTCTGGCTGAAAACAACTTCGTTGCCGTCGCTGGCAAGAAGATCGGTACCGTCTCAAGCCTCAACTTCGCCACGGAGAACGACTCGCTGTTCGTCGTGGCCAACCTGAAGTTGCAGAACGAGTACGCAAACCTTGTCACGAAGGACTCGAAGGCCTCAATTCGCTCTCTCGGCGTGTTGGGCGATAAGTATGTGGACATCAAGGCGGGAACCGGAAAGCCGGTCAAGGAGGGTGATTTCATCCAGCTCGTGCCCGAAGACGGACTTTCCGCATTGACCGACAATGCCAAGAGCACCATCGAAAAGCTCAACACGCTGCTCGACAAGCTCAACAACGGCGACGGCCCTGCCGGACGGCTCATTTCAGACAAGCAGATGGGCGAAGACCTGCAAAAAACCGTGGCAAACCTGCGCAAGAGTTCAGAAGAGCTGAACAGTGTTGCCGGACAGATTTCAAACGGAAACGGGCTGCTGTCGAAGCTGCTGCATGACAAGTCGCTGGCAGAGGATACCGAACAGACCATTGCGAACCTTAAGAAAGCCTCCGCCGAAACCGAAACGCTCCTGAAGCAGCTCAACGAAGGCAAAGGCTCGCTCGGCAAGCTCAACAACGATCCGGCGCTCTACGACAACCTCAGCGCCACCCTGGTTTCGCTCGACTCCCTGCTCACCGATCTGAAGAGGAAGCCCAACCGCTACGTACGCTTCACCCTCTTCTGA
- a CDS encoding MlaE family ABC transporter permease, which produces MPLTLIGNFVDSKVLQLKELLLTMQEFFYFALRAFSTLPKAKRYWRDVLDQALICGVESIPIVLVSSISIGALMSMEVGNLLEEFGAKTMLGRSTSNAVLRELGPLLMGLMLSARYGSRNGAELGAMQISEQIDALRAFGTDPIAKLVMPRLLAALIMFVPLIALSDFAGLQTAALVAQFYHKLDPGIFWNSIYPRLLPKDFVVSFLKAPVFAIIITLVSSFNGFSAHGGTAGVGRSTIKGIVASSGLVLVANFYVSKIVLDIMH; this is translated from the coding sequence ATGCCCCTGACGCTCATCGGTAACTTCGTGGATAGCAAAGTGCTCCAGCTCAAGGAGCTGCTGCTGACCATGCAGGAATTTTTCTATTTCGCGCTCAGAGCCTTTTCCACCCTGCCAAAAGCCAAACGCTACTGGCGGGATGTGCTTGATCAGGCGCTCATCTGCGGGGTCGAGTCGATTCCGATCGTGCTCGTCAGCTCGATCTCCATCGGCGCGCTGATGTCAATGGAAGTGGGCAACCTGCTCGAAGAGTTCGGCGCCAAGACGATGCTCGGGCGCTCCACCTCGAACGCCGTACTTCGCGAACTCGGCCCGCTCTTGATGGGCCTGATGCTTTCGGCGCGCTACGGATCGCGTAACGGCGCGGAACTCGGCGCGATGCAGATTTCCGAGCAGATCGACGCCCTGCGCGCCTTCGGCACCGACCCCATCGCCAAGCTCGTCATGCCGAGGCTGCTGGCCGCGCTCATCATGTTCGTGCCGCTCATCGCCCTCTCCGACTTCGCCGGATTGCAGACCGCCGCTCTCGTCGCTCAGTTCTACCACAAGCTCGACCCCGGCATCTTCTGGAACTCGATCTACCCGAGGCTGCTGCCGAAGGACTTCGTCGTCAGCTTCCTCAAAGCTCCGGTGTTCGCGATTATCATCACGCTGGTCAGCAGCTTCAACGGCTTCTCGGCACACGGCGGTACGGCTGGCGTTGGCCGATCAACCATCAAGGGTATCGTCGCCTCGTCGGGCCTGGTGCTCGTGGCCAACTTCTACGTCTCGAAAATCGTGCTCGACATCATGCACTGA
- the queG gene encoding tRNA epoxyqueuosine(34) reductase QueG: MKETIRQKTLDLGFCAAGFAAANPLSEAMEMYRAMIDEKRHGEMGYLETGIEARANPELLLPGVKTVLSVALPWPAPTKPGAISGYAVISDYHRVVGELLKELLDFIRSICDQPVNGKVCVDSSPVLEKEWAEAAGIGRTGKNTLLIVPGYGSRVFLGELLLDLDLEPDAPLDWDPCEGCAACLDACPTGALTASGKLDARRCISYLTIELKRDFTDEEAAMTEGWLYGCDHCLDACPHNTVAKHKAYPGFETKKELAELTPAHALELTNSQFRKLFAGTPAMRLGLRRLKRNAQAALERTNKQ; encoded by the coding sequence ATGAAAGAAACAATCCGGCAAAAAACCCTCGACCTCGGTTTCTGCGCCGCCGGATTCGCCGCTGCCAACCCGCTGTCCGAAGCGATGGAGATGTACCGCGCGATGATCGACGAGAAGCGGCACGGCGAGATGGGTTACCTCGAAACGGGCATTGAAGCGCGCGCCAATCCGGAGCTGCTTTTGCCCGGCGTTAAGACCGTCCTCTCCGTCGCCCTGCCGTGGCCCGCGCCCACAAAGCCCGGCGCAATCTCCGGCTACGCCGTCATTTCAGACTACCACCGCGTCGTTGGCGAACTGCTGAAGGAGCTGCTCGACTTCATCCGGTCGATCTGCGACCAGCCGGTCAACGGCAAGGTCTGCGTGGACAGCTCGCCGGTGCTCGAAAAAGAGTGGGCCGAAGCCGCCGGAATCGGACGCACCGGCAAGAACACGCTGCTCATCGTGCCCGGTTACGGCTCGCGAGTTTTCCTCGGAGAACTGCTGCTCGACCTCGACCTCGAACCAGACGCGCCACTCGACTGGGATCCCTGCGAAGGCTGCGCCGCCTGCCTCGACGCCTGCCCCACGGGAGCGCTCACCGCCTCCGGCAAGCTCGACGCCCGGCGCTGCATTTCATACCTGACGATAGAGCTGAAACGCGACTTCACCGACGAGGAGGCTGCAATGACCGAAGGCTGGCTTTACGGCTGCGACCACTGCCTCGACGCCTGCCCGCACAACACCGTCGCAAAGCACAAAGCCTATCCGGGTTTCGAGACGAAAAAAGAGCTGGCAGAACTGACCCCAGCCCATGCCCTCGAACTCACCAACTCGCAATTCCGCAAACTCTTCGCTGGAACCCCGGCAATGCGCCTCGGCCTACGCCGACTCAAGCGAAACGCACAGGCAGCGCTTGAAAGAACCAACAAACAATAA